The sequence GTTGTTCACCAACGCGCCCTGGCCGGTGTGGGCAGCTTGGGCGATCTGCGTTTGCAGCGTGCTGCGGCTCCAGCCTTGGGCCACCGCTTGTTCCATGTACCAGCGGCGCACCGTCGGGTCTTTCTCTGTTTGCAGCAGCAAGGCGTGATGCCCCCAGGGCACCTGCCAGAGCAGGCTGGCGGGAGCCCTGGCAGTGGGTGGGGGCGTTTTCGCCACAGCCTGTGGCGAAAAGTCGGCAGGCTCGGGGTAAGCGCGGGCAAAAGCCACCATGCGATCCAGATTGCGGCTGGAAAAGCCTTTCAACTCGGGCAAGGCGTTGGTCAAGTCCTGCGCCAGCCGGGGAATCACGGCTGCGCCCCAGCCTTGCTGGGCTTGGCGGGCGTGCAGCAGTTGGCCGACTTGCCAGTAAAGCCGCACCATTTCAGCGTTGACGGCCAGCACCGCGCGGGTCTGAGCGTGCTGGATGTGCTGGCGCACTTCAGCCAACAGGTGGGCGTAGTCGGTGGGCGGCAACGGGTTGTTTGTCATCGGTTTTGGGGGATCGTCACGCATTGGGCTGCACCTTGGGTTTGCGTCCGCGTGCCGGTTTGGCGGTTCCTTGCGCAGCCCGCTCGGCCCGAATCCGCTCCAGCAACACACTGGCCGGCTCATCGTTCGGGTCTTGCGGCACCAATTGCCCGGCAAAAGCAGCGCGCAGGATGTTTTGGCGTTGGGCGGTGGATTGTTGAAGGGCACGATCGATGGCGGAACCTTGATCCGTCACTGCCGAAAACTGATCGTCCAGAACCCTCGCAATCTCGCATTGCTCCGAAGTTGGCGGTAATGGTACAGGTGTACTGCGCACATCTTGCTGATTGATACTTGCCTGATTAACCGCCCATTTTGCGCCTTTAATTAATCGGCTACGACCGATGCCAGAGCCAATGTAGTGCGCAATGAAAGCACCGGACAATGCGGTCGAAAGTGTTGCTCTCATCATATTCGACTCAAACAAAACACCTTCAAGCTGAAATCCGATCAATAGCGACTTTCCTAGATGCGTCATGCTATTGACCCGATTGATGACCAGATCACCAGTCACCAAAGAATAGGTCTTGCAAATTGCCTCGTCTGCATCCACAAGATTTAACGCAGATCTATTTCGATGCCAGCCAATTTGGTAGTCATCAATGCGAAGAATCGGTGTACCCGAACCGTATTTATCGCTTGGGAGATAGAGTCCGTTTTGCGGGCCGTCACTAATCAGAGCATCTAAACTAGCCCACACCCACCCTTCCGGCAACGCCGGCAAACCTGTGGTATCCGGCTGCACCGGCTCGGGGTATTTTTTCTGCCAGTCTTTGGGCGGGGTTTTATCTTGTTCTTTGAACTTGGCTAATTGTTTAGCTTCCCAACGGGCGCGGCGCTCTTGCAAAATGCGTTGCAGCAGTGCGGCGCCGGTTTCGGCGGGTGGGTTTTGCTGGCGCCAATCTGCCGTCAATGCCCCTTCCACCGCCGATTTCAGCAGCGACTGCCGATATTGCTTGAGCTTTTTCTGCGCCGCCTTGAGTTCCGCCACCCCCGCATCCAAATCCGACAGCAGCTCTT is a genomic window of Vitreoscilla filiformis containing:
- a CDS encoding restriction endonuclease subunit S, coding for MSDVPNGWIGVSLDDVARIIRGVTYKREQSTDVPKEGFVPVLRATNVTGVALTFDELVYVPAENVSTEQILRLGDVVIASSSGSKEIVGKAGSFLGGDFYGSFGAFCTGIRPSLFLSRSYFLYYFQTPSYRKSVSALSAGSNINNLKTGDLSSQIFPLPPVSEQTRIVAKLEELLSDLDAGVAELKAAQKKLKQYRQSLLKSAVEGALTADWRQQNPPAETGAALLQRILQERRARWEAKQLAKFKEQDKTPPKDWQKKYPEPVQPDTTGLPALPEGWVWASLDALISDGPQNGLYLPSDKYGSGTPILRIDDYQIGWHRNRSALNLVDADEAICKTYSLVTGDLVINRVNSMTHLGKSLLIGFQLEGVLFESNMMRATLSTALSGAFIAHYIGSGIGRSRLIKGAKWAVNQASINQQDVRSTPVPLPPTSEQCEIARVLDDQFSAVTDQGSAIDRALQQSTAQRQNILRAAFAGQLVPQDPNDEPASVLLERIRAERAAQGTAKPARGRKPKVQPNA